A genomic region of Apus apus isolate bApuApu2 chromosome 24, bApuApu2.pri.cur, whole genome shotgun sequence contains the following coding sequences:
- the HNRNPM gene encoding heterogeneous nuclear ribonucleoprotein M isoform X1 encodes MEESMKKAAEVLNKHSLGGRPLKVKEVRRASVLSDPDGEHARRAMQKVMAAAGGMGIGPGPGGPGMINIPPSILNNPNIPNEIIHALQAGRLGSTVFVANLDYKVGWKKLKEVFSMAGVVVRADILEDKDGKSRGIGTVTFEQAIEAVQAISMFNGQLLFDRPMHVKMDERAFPKGDFFPPERPQQLPHGLGGIGMGLGPGGQPIDANHLNKGMGMGNMGPGGMGMEGMGFGMNKMGGMEGPFGGMENIGRFPAGMNMGRMSEMDRAMGAGFEREFGRNEMGMSRSFGETLERGIGGGNASIPGIERMAPGIDRMGSGIERIPSGMGHGMERVGSEIDRMGLVLDRMGSNVERMGSGIDRMAPLGIDHIAPNIERMGPALERMGSGIERMGSGIGFGIERMGAAIDRVGTTMDRMGSGVERMGAGMERMGIGMERMVPAGMGTGMGQVIERMPAGLDRIGATPMERIGIERMGAAGMERMGLERIGATNMERMGPPMGQGMGAGIDRMGLAMGSNFERPMDMERGNFAGNFAGSLGGAGGPAAGVARKACQIFVRNLPFDFTWKMLKDKFNECGHVLYADIKMENGKSKGCGVVRFESPEVAERACRMMNGIQLRGREIDVRIDRNA; translated from the exons ATGgaagaaagcatgaaaaagGCTGCAGAGGTTTTGAACAAGCATAGTCTTGGTGGAAGACCATTGAAAGTGAAAGAAGTAAGACGTGCATCTGTTCTTTCA GATCCTGATGGGGAACACGCCAGGAGAGCAATGCAGAAGGtcatggcagcagctggtgggatgGGGATTGGTCCTGGCCCGGGTGGTCCTGGCATGATCAACATCCCACCCAGTATCCTCAACAATCCCAACATCCCCAACGAGATCATCCATGCCTTACAGGCAGGGAGACTGGGAAGCACTGTCTTTGTGGCAAAT CTGGATTACAAGGTTGGTtggaagaaactgaaagaagtCTTCAGCATGGCTGGTGTTGTGGTTCGGGCAGACATTCTGGAAGATAAAGATGGCAAAAGTCGTGGGATTGGCACTGTCACTTTTGAGCAAGCCATAGAGGCTGTTCAGGCTATAT CCATGTTTAATGGGCAGCTGCTCTTTGACAGACCCATGCATGTAAAAATG GATGAACGAGCCTTTCCCAAAGGAGACTTCTTTCCTCCAGAGAGACCCCAACAACTCCCTC atgGTCTTGGTGGTATTGGCATGGGATTAGGACCTGGAGGTCAACCTATTGATGCAAATCATTTAAACAAAGGCATGGGAATGGGCAACATGGGACCTGGAG GAATGGGAATGGAAGGCATGGGCTTTGGAATGAATAAAATGGGAG gAATGGAAGGTCCTTTTGGTGGCATGGAGAACATTGGTCGCTTCCCAGCTGGAATGAACATGGGCAGAATGAGTG AGATGGATCGTGCCATGGGGGCAGGATTTGAAAGAGAGTTTGGAAGAAATGAAATGGGAATGTCTCGTAGTTTTGGAGAGACCTTGGAGAGAGGAATAG GTGGTGGAAATGCCAGCATTCCTGGGATTGAGAGGATGGCACCTGGCATTGATCGTATGGGCTCGGGAATAGAAAGAATTCCTTCTGGGATGGGACACGGGATGGAGAGAGTAGGGTCAGAAATAGACAGGATGGGGCTTGTTTTGGATCGAATGGGCTCCAACGTGGAGAGGATGGGGTCAGGAATTGACCGGATGGCCCCTCTGGGCATAGATCACATTGCTCCCAACATTGAGAGGATGGGTCCAGCTCTTGAGAGGATGGGATCTGGCATAGAAAGGATGGGATCTGGCATAGGATTTGGGATCGAGAGGATGGGCGCTGCCATCGACCGCGTTGGCACCACCATGGACAGAATGGGCTCAGGGGTGGAACGGATGGGAGCTGGCATGGAACGGATGGGGATAGGCATGGAGAGAATGGTCCCTGCTGGAATGGGAACTGGAATGGGGCAGGTGATAGAGAGGATGCCTGCTGGTCTGGATCGCATAGGAGCCACCCCCATGGAGAGAATAGGAATAGAGCggatgggagctgctggcatgGAGAGGATGGGCTTGGAGCGCATCGGAGCCACTAACATGGAGAGGATGGGTCCTCCTATGGGCCAGGGCATGGGAGCAGGCATAGATCGAATGGGACTTGCAATGGGAAGCAATTTTGAAAGACCCATGGACATGGAACGTGGCAACTTTGCAGGCAATTTTGCAGGCTCCCTCGGAGGCGCTGGAGGACCTGCAGCTGGGGTGGCCAGGAAAGCCTGTCAGATATTTGTGAGAAAT CTGCCTTTTGATTTTACatggaaaatgctgaaagaTAAATTTAATGAATGTG GCCACGTGCTCTATGCAGACATCAAGATGGAGAATGGCAAGTCCAAAGGTTGTGGGGTGGTCAGGTTTGAGTCCCCAGAGGTGGCTGAACGTGCCTGTCGCATGATGAACGGGATCCAGCTCCGGGGCAGGGAGATCGACGTCCGAATTGATAGGAATGCTTAA
- the HNRNPM gene encoding heterogeneous nuclear ribonucleoprotein M isoform X2, whose amino-acid sequence MEESMKKAAEVLNKHSLGGRPLKVKEDPDGEHARRAMQKVMAAAGGMGIGPGPGGPGMINIPPSILNNPNIPNEIIHALQAGRLGSTVFVANLDYKVGWKKLKEVFSMAGVVVRADILEDKDGKSRGIGTVTFEQAIEAVQAISMFNGQLLFDRPMHVKMDERAFPKGDFFPPERPQQLPHGLGGIGMGLGPGGQPIDANHLNKGMGMGNMGPGGMGMEGMGFGMNKMGGMEGPFGGMENIGRFPAGMNMGRMSEMDRAMGAGFEREFGRNEMGMSRSFGETLERGIGGGNASIPGIERMAPGIDRMGSGIERIPSGMGHGMERVGSEIDRMGLVLDRMGSNVERMGSGIDRMAPLGIDHIAPNIERMGPALERMGSGIERMGSGIGFGIERMGAAIDRVGTTMDRMGSGVERMGAGMERMGIGMERMVPAGMGTGMGQVIERMPAGLDRIGATPMERIGIERMGAAGMERMGLERIGATNMERMGPPMGQGMGAGIDRMGLAMGSNFERPMDMERGNFAGNFAGSLGGAGGPAAGVARKACQIFVRNLPFDFTWKMLKDKFNECGHVLYADIKMENGKSKGCGVVRFESPEVAERACRMMNGIQLRGREIDVRIDRNA is encoded by the exons ATGgaagaaagcatgaaaaagGCTGCAGAGGTTTTGAACAAGCATAGTCTTGGTGGAAGACCATTGAAAGTGAAAGAA GATCCTGATGGGGAACACGCCAGGAGAGCAATGCAGAAGGtcatggcagcagctggtgggatgGGGATTGGTCCTGGCCCGGGTGGTCCTGGCATGATCAACATCCCACCCAGTATCCTCAACAATCCCAACATCCCCAACGAGATCATCCATGCCTTACAGGCAGGGAGACTGGGAAGCACTGTCTTTGTGGCAAAT CTGGATTACAAGGTTGGTtggaagaaactgaaagaagtCTTCAGCATGGCTGGTGTTGTGGTTCGGGCAGACATTCTGGAAGATAAAGATGGCAAAAGTCGTGGGATTGGCACTGTCACTTTTGAGCAAGCCATAGAGGCTGTTCAGGCTATAT CCATGTTTAATGGGCAGCTGCTCTTTGACAGACCCATGCATGTAAAAATG GATGAACGAGCCTTTCCCAAAGGAGACTTCTTTCCTCCAGAGAGACCCCAACAACTCCCTC atgGTCTTGGTGGTATTGGCATGGGATTAGGACCTGGAGGTCAACCTATTGATGCAAATCATTTAAACAAAGGCATGGGAATGGGCAACATGGGACCTGGAG GAATGGGAATGGAAGGCATGGGCTTTGGAATGAATAAAATGGGAG gAATGGAAGGTCCTTTTGGTGGCATGGAGAACATTGGTCGCTTCCCAGCTGGAATGAACATGGGCAGAATGAGTG AGATGGATCGTGCCATGGGGGCAGGATTTGAAAGAGAGTTTGGAAGAAATGAAATGGGAATGTCTCGTAGTTTTGGAGAGACCTTGGAGAGAGGAATAG GTGGTGGAAATGCCAGCATTCCTGGGATTGAGAGGATGGCACCTGGCATTGATCGTATGGGCTCGGGAATAGAAAGAATTCCTTCTGGGATGGGACACGGGATGGAGAGAGTAGGGTCAGAAATAGACAGGATGGGGCTTGTTTTGGATCGAATGGGCTCCAACGTGGAGAGGATGGGGTCAGGAATTGACCGGATGGCCCCTCTGGGCATAGATCACATTGCTCCCAACATTGAGAGGATGGGTCCAGCTCTTGAGAGGATGGGATCTGGCATAGAAAGGATGGGATCTGGCATAGGATTTGGGATCGAGAGGATGGGCGCTGCCATCGACCGCGTTGGCACCACCATGGACAGAATGGGCTCAGGGGTGGAACGGATGGGAGCTGGCATGGAACGGATGGGGATAGGCATGGAGAGAATGGTCCCTGCTGGAATGGGAACTGGAATGGGGCAGGTGATAGAGAGGATGCCTGCTGGTCTGGATCGCATAGGAGCCACCCCCATGGAGAGAATAGGAATAGAGCggatgggagctgctggcatgGAGAGGATGGGCTTGGAGCGCATCGGAGCCACTAACATGGAGAGGATGGGTCCTCCTATGGGCCAGGGCATGGGAGCAGGCATAGATCGAATGGGACTTGCAATGGGAAGCAATTTTGAAAGACCCATGGACATGGAACGTGGCAACTTTGCAGGCAATTTTGCAGGCTCCCTCGGAGGCGCTGGAGGACCTGCAGCTGGGGTGGCCAGGAAAGCCTGTCAGATATTTGTGAGAAAT CTGCCTTTTGATTTTACatggaaaatgctgaaagaTAAATTTAATGAATGTG GCCACGTGCTCTATGCAGACATCAAGATGGAGAATGGCAAGTCCAAAGGTTGTGGGGTGGTCAGGTTTGAGTCCCCAGAGGTGGCTGAACGTGCCTGTCGCATGATGAACGGGATCCAGCTCCGGGGCAGGGAGATCGACGTCCGAATTGATAGGAATGCTTAA
- the HNRNPM gene encoding heterogeneous nuclear ribonucleoprotein M isoform X3 has product MEESMKKAAEVLNKHSLGGRPLKVKEVRRASVLSDPDGEHARRAMQKVMAAAGGMGIGPGPGGPGMINIPPSILNNPNIPNEIIHALQAGRLGSTVFVANLDYKVGWKKLKEVFSMAGVVVRADILEDKDGKSRGIGTVTFEQAIEAVQAISMFNGQLLFDRPMHVKMDERAFPKGDFFPPERPQQLPRMGMEGMGFGMNKMGGMEGPFGGMENIGRFPAGMNMGRMSEMDRAMGAGFEREFGRNEMGMSRSFGETLERGIGGGNASIPGIERMAPGIDRMGSGIERIPSGMGHGMERVGSEIDRMGLVLDRMGSNVERMGSGIDRMAPLGIDHIAPNIERMGPALERMGSGIERMGSGIGFGIERMGAAIDRVGTTMDRMGSGVERMGAGMERMGIGMERMVPAGMGTGMGQVIERMPAGLDRIGATPMERIGIERMGAAGMERMGLERIGATNMERMGPPMGQGMGAGIDRMGLAMGSNFERPMDMERGNFAGNFAGSLGGAGGPAAGVARKACQIFVRNLPFDFTWKMLKDKFNECGHVLYADIKMENGKSKGCGVVRFESPEVAERACRMMNGIQLRGREIDVRIDRNA; this is encoded by the exons ATGgaagaaagcatgaaaaagGCTGCAGAGGTTTTGAACAAGCATAGTCTTGGTGGAAGACCATTGAAAGTGAAAGAAGTAAGACGTGCATCTGTTCTTTCA GATCCTGATGGGGAACACGCCAGGAGAGCAATGCAGAAGGtcatggcagcagctggtgggatgGGGATTGGTCCTGGCCCGGGTGGTCCTGGCATGATCAACATCCCACCCAGTATCCTCAACAATCCCAACATCCCCAACGAGATCATCCATGCCTTACAGGCAGGGAGACTGGGAAGCACTGTCTTTGTGGCAAAT CTGGATTACAAGGTTGGTtggaagaaactgaaagaagtCTTCAGCATGGCTGGTGTTGTGGTTCGGGCAGACATTCTGGAAGATAAAGATGGCAAAAGTCGTGGGATTGGCACTGTCACTTTTGAGCAAGCCATAGAGGCTGTTCAGGCTATAT CCATGTTTAATGGGCAGCTGCTCTTTGACAGACCCATGCATGTAAAAATG GATGAACGAGCCTTTCCCAAAGGAGACTTCTTTCCTCCAGAGAGACCCCAACAACTCCCTC GAATGGGAATGGAAGGCATGGGCTTTGGAATGAATAAAATGGGAG gAATGGAAGGTCCTTTTGGTGGCATGGAGAACATTGGTCGCTTCCCAGCTGGAATGAACATGGGCAGAATGAGTG AGATGGATCGTGCCATGGGGGCAGGATTTGAAAGAGAGTTTGGAAGAAATGAAATGGGAATGTCTCGTAGTTTTGGAGAGACCTTGGAGAGAGGAATAG GTGGTGGAAATGCCAGCATTCCTGGGATTGAGAGGATGGCACCTGGCATTGATCGTATGGGCTCGGGAATAGAAAGAATTCCTTCTGGGATGGGACACGGGATGGAGAGAGTAGGGTCAGAAATAGACAGGATGGGGCTTGTTTTGGATCGAATGGGCTCCAACGTGGAGAGGATGGGGTCAGGAATTGACCGGATGGCCCCTCTGGGCATAGATCACATTGCTCCCAACATTGAGAGGATGGGTCCAGCTCTTGAGAGGATGGGATCTGGCATAGAAAGGATGGGATCTGGCATAGGATTTGGGATCGAGAGGATGGGCGCTGCCATCGACCGCGTTGGCACCACCATGGACAGAATGGGCTCAGGGGTGGAACGGATGGGAGCTGGCATGGAACGGATGGGGATAGGCATGGAGAGAATGGTCCCTGCTGGAATGGGAACTGGAATGGGGCAGGTGATAGAGAGGATGCCTGCTGGTCTGGATCGCATAGGAGCCACCCCCATGGAGAGAATAGGAATAGAGCggatgggagctgctggcatgGAGAGGATGGGCTTGGAGCGCATCGGAGCCACTAACATGGAGAGGATGGGTCCTCCTATGGGCCAGGGCATGGGAGCAGGCATAGATCGAATGGGACTTGCAATGGGAAGCAATTTTGAAAGACCCATGGACATGGAACGTGGCAACTTTGCAGGCAATTTTGCAGGCTCCCTCGGAGGCGCTGGAGGACCTGCAGCTGGGGTGGCCAGGAAAGCCTGTCAGATATTTGTGAGAAAT CTGCCTTTTGATTTTACatggaaaatgctgaaagaTAAATTTAATGAATGTG GCCACGTGCTCTATGCAGACATCAAGATGGAGAATGGCAAGTCCAAAGGTTGTGGGGTGGTCAGGTTTGAGTCCCCAGAGGTGGCTGAACGTGCCTGTCGCATGATGAACGGGATCCAGCTCCGGGGCAGGGAGATCGACGTCCGAATTGATAGGAATGCTTAA
- the HNRNPM gene encoding heterogeneous nuclear ribonucleoprotein M isoform X4: MEESMKKAAEVLNKHSLGGRPLKVKEDPDGEHARRAMQKVMAAAGGMGIGPGPGGPGMINIPPSILNNPNIPNEIIHALQAGRLGSTVFVANLDYKVGWKKLKEVFSMAGVVVRADILEDKDGKSRGIGTVTFEQAIEAVQAISMFNGQLLFDRPMHVKMDERAFPKGDFFPPERPQQLPRMGMEGMGFGMNKMGGMEGPFGGMENIGRFPAGMNMGRMSEMDRAMGAGFEREFGRNEMGMSRSFGETLERGIGGGNASIPGIERMAPGIDRMGSGIERIPSGMGHGMERVGSEIDRMGLVLDRMGSNVERMGSGIDRMAPLGIDHIAPNIERMGPALERMGSGIERMGSGIGFGIERMGAAIDRVGTTMDRMGSGVERMGAGMERMGIGMERMVPAGMGTGMGQVIERMPAGLDRIGATPMERIGIERMGAAGMERMGLERIGATNMERMGPPMGQGMGAGIDRMGLAMGSNFERPMDMERGNFAGNFAGSLGGAGGPAAGVARKACQIFVRNLPFDFTWKMLKDKFNECGHVLYADIKMENGKSKGCGVVRFESPEVAERACRMMNGIQLRGREIDVRIDRNA, encoded by the exons ATGgaagaaagcatgaaaaagGCTGCAGAGGTTTTGAACAAGCATAGTCTTGGTGGAAGACCATTGAAAGTGAAAGAA GATCCTGATGGGGAACACGCCAGGAGAGCAATGCAGAAGGtcatggcagcagctggtgggatgGGGATTGGTCCTGGCCCGGGTGGTCCTGGCATGATCAACATCCCACCCAGTATCCTCAACAATCCCAACATCCCCAACGAGATCATCCATGCCTTACAGGCAGGGAGACTGGGAAGCACTGTCTTTGTGGCAAAT CTGGATTACAAGGTTGGTtggaagaaactgaaagaagtCTTCAGCATGGCTGGTGTTGTGGTTCGGGCAGACATTCTGGAAGATAAAGATGGCAAAAGTCGTGGGATTGGCACTGTCACTTTTGAGCAAGCCATAGAGGCTGTTCAGGCTATAT CCATGTTTAATGGGCAGCTGCTCTTTGACAGACCCATGCATGTAAAAATG GATGAACGAGCCTTTCCCAAAGGAGACTTCTTTCCTCCAGAGAGACCCCAACAACTCCCTC GAATGGGAATGGAAGGCATGGGCTTTGGAATGAATAAAATGGGAG gAATGGAAGGTCCTTTTGGTGGCATGGAGAACATTGGTCGCTTCCCAGCTGGAATGAACATGGGCAGAATGAGTG AGATGGATCGTGCCATGGGGGCAGGATTTGAAAGAGAGTTTGGAAGAAATGAAATGGGAATGTCTCGTAGTTTTGGAGAGACCTTGGAGAGAGGAATAG GTGGTGGAAATGCCAGCATTCCTGGGATTGAGAGGATGGCACCTGGCATTGATCGTATGGGCTCGGGAATAGAAAGAATTCCTTCTGGGATGGGACACGGGATGGAGAGAGTAGGGTCAGAAATAGACAGGATGGGGCTTGTTTTGGATCGAATGGGCTCCAACGTGGAGAGGATGGGGTCAGGAATTGACCGGATGGCCCCTCTGGGCATAGATCACATTGCTCCCAACATTGAGAGGATGGGTCCAGCTCTTGAGAGGATGGGATCTGGCATAGAAAGGATGGGATCTGGCATAGGATTTGGGATCGAGAGGATGGGCGCTGCCATCGACCGCGTTGGCACCACCATGGACAGAATGGGCTCAGGGGTGGAACGGATGGGAGCTGGCATGGAACGGATGGGGATAGGCATGGAGAGAATGGTCCCTGCTGGAATGGGAACTGGAATGGGGCAGGTGATAGAGAGGATGCCTGCTGGTCTGGATCGCATAGGAGCCACCCCCATGGAGAGAATAGGAATAGAGCggatgggagctgctggcatgGAGAGGATGGGCTTGGAGCGCATCGGAGCCACTAACATGGAGAGGATGGGTCCTCCTATGGGCCAGGGCATGGGAGCAGGCATAGATCGAATGGGACTTGCAATGGGAAGCAATTTTGAAAGACCCATGGACATGGAACGTGGCAACTTTGCAGGCAATTTTGCAGGCTCCCTCGGAGGCGCTGGAGGACCTGCAGCTGGGGTGGCCAGGAAAGCCTGTCAGATATTTGTGAGAAAT CTGCCTTTTGATTTTACatggaaaatgctgaaagaTAAATTTAATGAATGTG GCCACGTGCTCTATGCAGACATCAAGATGGAGAATGGCAAGTCCAAAGGTTGTGGGGTGGTCAGGTTTGAGTCCCCAGAGGTGGCTGAACGTGCCTGTCGCATGATGAACGGGATCCAGCTCCGGGGCAGGGAGATCGACGTCCGAATTGATAGGAATGCTTAA